The DNA region TGGAGTTTTTCAAGATCATTCCAAAAAACTGGAAGGTCTATATGTAAAACTTGATGCGTTGCATGCACACCCGTATCGGTGCGTCCACTTCCAACAACTGTCGCATCAATATTGACACGTCTAAGTGCACGGGTAATAACTCCTGCAACGCTTTGACATGTTTTTGTCTCATTCTTTTGAATTTGAAAGCCAACAAAAGCGCTTCCATCATAGCTTAGAGTGATTTTAACACGCATAAGAGTTTAAAAGATGGCACGAATGCGTTTTTGATATATGATGTAAGCAATGAAAAAAGTCAGTACAAAAACAATGATCGGTGCAAATTGTGGTTGCCATGTTGAGACTAACGTTGTCAACAGAAGGTACGTTGAGATCGTGACAAACATAGCAACATAAATACCACTTTTATTATAACGATAGGTCACAATACCAATGCTCAGTGCAATCAATGTTGAAGCCATGGGGAAGAGGGCTATGAGGAGGAAAAATGCAAGGTCATAGGCACGTCTTTGGTCGACAAAAACGCCACTCCAATACTCTTCAATACTCTGAATCGCACCAACAGGTGTTTTCGGATTAGAATTAAGATGCATCTCATCAAAATTGATCTGCTGAATGGTGTCTTTTGAAAATTCAAAAATCTTACCTTTGTCAAGATTAAGTCTTAGAATACCTTTTTCATTATCGATCGCTGCTGTGGTAGCGACGATCAATTTTTCATCTTCATTTTCCATAGGTGCTTGGTAGAGTGTAACCCCGCTGTAGAGTTTAGTGTCATCGCTGTGTTCAATGTAAACGAGCCAATCAGCGAACTTTTGACCAAATTCATTGGCTTTGATATTAAATTTAGCTTCAGCTTTTTTGTATTCAATAAAATTGTTATTCAGTTGCTTTGAAATAGGAATCAGCACAAAAATATCCAGTAAAAGCACCAAGGAGAGTCCTGATGCGAGCGTTAAAAAGAGCTGTGCTATTTTTTTAGGATTGTAGCCAAGGGTAAAGAGGACAATGGTCTCATTCTCTTTTGAAAGATTAAAAAGAGTAATACACAGTGCAATAAAAAAAGTGATGGGAAGTGTGTAAACCATCGTTCTGGGTAAAAGATAAATATAGAGCGTGCCAAGTTCCAAGAAATTCATTTTAATAATCGCAGTAAGCGCTGCAATCTTAATGAAAAAGACAACGGAAGTGATAAAAAAAAGAATAAAAAATAAAGAGCTGAAGAGCTCACTGAAGTGTTTTAAAAGATAACGACTGACTCTATTCATAGATAAATTCCATTACATGTAAAATTGGTAGATCAAAAAACCACGTGATTAAAAGCCCTAAAGAGAGAAAGGGGATAAAGGGCAATTCATACCCGCGTTTACGTACAATAACAAAAGCAACAAGTGCAATTACGGCTGCTAGATAAATTGCCACAAGCCCAAGCTTGATACCAAGAAGTGCTCCTATGATACCCGCAATAATACTATCTGCTTCACCCATTGCCTCTTTTTTTGTCAGTGCTGAAACTAAGAAGCGTAAAAGGGTAAATGCACCCATCAATAAAAGTCCATTTTGAAATGATTGTAACGGTATAGCTGTACAAAAAGCAATCAAAAGTGCTGGTAAACTTAAGCTGTCTGGAACGGCTTTATAGCGAAGATCAATAATACTAAGGGCAAGTAAAAGTGAAAAGATAGAACCCACCAAAAGAGTTTGTGTAAGATTTTCTAAATGAACATAGCAGAGTCCGTATATTACGGCTGAACTCAGTTCAACGAGGGGATATTGCATAGAAATTGAACTTTTGCAAAAAGCACATTTCCCCCGTAGTGCAAGCCATGAAACAAGGGGTATGTTGTGATACCATTTAAGGGGATGCAAACAGTGTGGGCAGTGTGATGCAGGAAGAGAAATGCTCTCACCTTTGGGCAAACGCAAAATGGCTACGTTGAGAAACGATCCAATGCAGAGTCCAAAAAGTGTGATTAAAATAACTTCCATTACCTACTAGCCCTTTAAATCTAATACTATATCGCTCAGATCAAAAAGAGGTGAAATCTCTTCTTGAAGAGTAATGTGTGTAATCATACCCAATTTAGGGCTCTCTTTTTGTAAATAATGGAAACTTTTTTCATACATCGTTGCCATCTGAAGTTTTGTTGGGCTTAAAATTCCCCGTAAGGGTCCAAGATGTTCCAATGCCATATAAAACAAAAGTGTTTCATCGCCTTGAACTTGGAATTGCAACATGACTTTTTTACCATCATGAGACAAAGGAAGATGAATCGTGGCTTTTGAAAGGGCGAGTAGCATGTAGCTTAACGTTTTAAACAGCGTTTTGGAAATGGTGTCATCACTCAGTTGTTTGAGTAAAAATGATTTAAAATCGTTATAGGAAAACGTTTTTGAGTCAAAAAAATGCTTATAATCAAGTGGCAAAAAATACTCATCCTTTTCAAACAGTTGGGGCTGTTTATAAAGCGCTGAGATGGTAAGGATGCCCCCTTGTTTTTCTGAAAAATTTGCCCAATATTTTTGTCCCTCTTTGAGGTTCTTACTGCTTTTCGTTGTCAGCTCTTTGCGCCCAAGTTTGAGACGATAACGTGTAGCATCGATCTGTTTCATGACTTCGATGCTGACGGGTAAATTGGCATTAAAATTAATGCTTGAACTACTTGTGTGCCCGATGTCTGAGCCAAGACCCGCTAATTTTTGAAGTGTGGAGATCATAGATGGCTACAGTGCTCCACAATCTGTTCAGCAATTTCAAATTTGCCAGCGAGTGAAAATTTTTGGACATGAGAGGGAGTAATAAAACTGATCTCATTTTTAGTGCTTCCAAAGTTATTTTGATCTTTTAAAACGTTGAGACACACGGCATCCAGCCC from Sulfurospirillum diekertiae includes:
- a CDS encoding LptF/LptG family permease — protein: MNRVSRYLLKHFSELFSSLFFILFFITSVVFFIKIAALTAIIKMNFLELGTLYIYLLPRTMVYTLPITFFIALCITLFNLSKENETIVLFTLGYNPKKIAQLFLTLASGLSLVLLLDIFVLIPISKQLNNNFIEYKKAEAKFNIKANEFGQKFADWLVYIEHSDDTKLYSGVTLYQAPMENEDEKLIVATTAAIDNEKGILRLNLDKGKIFEFSKDTIQQINFDEMHLNSNPKTPVGAIQSIEEYWSGVFVDQRRAYDLAFFLLIALFPMASTLIALSIGIVTYRYNKSGIYVAMFVTISTYLLLTTLVSTWQPQFAPIIVFVLTFFIAYIIYQKRIRAIF
- a CDS encoding prepilin peptidase produces the protein MEVILITLFGLCIGSFLNVAILRLPKGESISLPASHCPHCLHPLKWYHNIPLVSWLALRGKCAFCKSSISMQYPLVELSSAVIYGLCYVHLENLTQTLLVGSIFSLLLALSIIDLRYKAVPDSLSLPALLIAFCTAIPLQSFQNGLLLMGAFTLLRFLVSALTKKEAMGEADSIIAGIIGALLGIKLGLVAIYLAAVIALVAFVIVRKRGYELPFIPFLSLGLLITWFFDLPILHVMEFIYE